Proteins found in one Moritella sp. Urea-trap-13 genomic segment:
- a CDS encoding DUF1090 domain-containing protein has protein sequence MKTSFKLALCVLLGISTNAFAADCSALKACDKKVCEINKQLSMAKSDNNQHKVDGLNKALKYTTEYCTVGGLRDDIQDKIDDAMEDIEDYKSDLSEAESENKMNKVQKYERKIKQENDKISMLKLELADLE, from the coding sequence ATGAAAACCAGCTTTAAACTAGCTCTGTGTGTACTACTCGGTATATCGACCAATGCCTTTGCCGCTGATTGCAGTGCTTTAAAAGCATGTGATAAAAAGGTTTGTGAGATTAATAAACAATTGTCGATGGCTAAATCTGATAATAATCAACATAAGGTTGATGGCTTAAATAAAGCGTTAAAATATACCACTGAATATTGCACAGTCGGCGGTTTACGTGATGATATACAAGATAAAATAGATGATGCGATGGAGGATATTGAGGACTATAAATCAGACCTCAGTGAGGCGGAATCAGAAAATAAAATGAATAAAGTTCAAAAGTACGAACGTAAAATTAAACAAGAAAATGACAAGATATCAATGCTTAAGCTTGAGTTAGCCGATTTGGAATAA
- a CDS encoding methyl-accepting chemotaxis protein, which translates to MKRIILIVVFAMFVIAAITSIVSTSYISHQEIDKIILKKSQEQASLLATNVEYVLEKSSQPIIDLQQLVTELKVRPDISYAIVINKEVKAVAHSDKEKINKVYDDSYSVAGASQGVSQHSKWYADVQEVWVYDIMSPIYVNGELYGTVDIGIPITEVSEAAADILITQLIAISGIFFICICVLIWLMGRLFKPLSGLQLALEDISKGDGDLTVRLPIKGNDEIANISKAFNAFAGNINEIITQVVKTGLELGHSATDVRNQALRSLSRGEMQSEQSLLVVTSMNEMIATINEISSNASGAADAAKNVNNETQEGNNVLQEAAGTIRNLSEEINSTSLVITSLAERTQSIGSILEVINGISEQTNLLALNAAIEAARAGEAGRGFAVVADEVRTLATKTAKSTGEIQNMIDQLQREAKSAVDAMSCSKSLTVEGSKATEEAQEALTRISNQVIAILDLNTQVATATEEQSSVSNEININMDTVNHSIVEGAAASKELEVTSRNLTELAYTLDQHVGSFKI; encoded by the coding sequence ATGAAAAGAATAATACTAATAGTAGTCTTCGCAATGTTTGTCATTGCTGCGATAACGAGCATTGTGTCAACATCTTATATTTCTCATCAAGAAATAGATAAAATAATTCTAAAAAAATCACAAGAGCAAGCCTCTTTACTCGCTACAAATGTTGAATATGTGCTAGAAAAATCATCACAGCCAATCATTGATTTACAACAATTAGTTACCGAGCTGAAAGTACGTCCAGATATTTCCTATGCGATTGTTATTAACAAAGAAGTTAAAGCAGTTGCGCACAGTGATAAAGAAAAAATCAATAAAGTCTATGATGACAGTTATAGCGTAGCAGGAGCAAGCCAAGGCGTTTCACAACATTCAAAATGGTATGCCGATGTACAAGAAGTATGGGTTTACGACATCATGTCACCGATCTACGTTAATGGTGAATTGTATGGTACGGTCGATATTGGTATTCCGATTACTGAAGTAAGTGAAGCGGCAGCTGATATTTTAATCACGCAGTTAATTGCAATCTCGGGTATATTTTTCATTTGCATATGTGTCCTTATTTGGCTGATGGGCCGTCTTTTCAAACCGCTTTCTGGTTTACAATTGGCGTTGGAAGATATATCGAAAGGTGATGGCGATTTAACCGTAAGACTGCCTATAAAAGGCAATGATGAAATTGCTAATATATCTAAAGCATTCAACGCATTTGCCGGAAACATTAATGAGATCATCACACAAGTCGTTAAAACGGGCTTGGAATTAGGTCATTCAGCAACAGATGTAAGAAACCAAGCATTACGTTCTTTATCTCGCGGTGAAATGCAAAGTGAACAATCTTTATTGGTGGTAACGTCGATGAATGAAATGATCGCCACCATTAATGAGATATCTTCAAATGCATCGGGCGCCGCTGACGCCGCTAAAAATGTGAATAATGAAACGCAAGAGGGTAACAATGTATTGCAAGAGGCGGCTGGCACAATTCGTAATCTGTCCGAAGAAATTAACAGCACCTCTCTCGTCATTACTTCTTTAGCAGAAAGAACTCAATCTATCGGTTCGATACTTGAAGTGATTAATGGTATTTCAGAACAAACTAACCTGCTTGCTTTAAATGCGGCCATTGAAGCTGCTCGTGCTGGTGAAGCTGGTAGAGGCTTTGCAGTTGTTGCTGATGAAGTGAGAACGTTGGCGACTAAAACCGCTAAATCTACAGGTGAAATTCAGAATATGATTGATCAACTGCAACGTGAAGCAAAAAGCGCTGTGGACGCGATGAGTTGTAGTAAGTCTTTAACGGTTGAAGGTTCGAAGGCTACTGAAGAAGCGCAGGAAGCATTGACGAGAATATCAAATCAGGTTATCGCAATTCTTGATTTGAATACGCAAGTCGCCACGGCGACCGAAGAGCAATCTAGCGTATCTAATGAGATTAACATCAATATGGATACTGTGAATCACTCAATAGTTGAAGGCGCTGCTGCGAGTAAGGAATTAGAAGTGACGAGTAGAAATTTAACTGAACTTGCATACACTTTGGATCAACATGTAGGTTCTTTTAAAATATAG
- a CDS encoding ATP-binding protein: MEKQKTLISWSTGKDAAWTCLQLAQDPTIEVVGIFCSVNALYQRTAVHSVRIELLQRQAAAMNLPLDVIEIPYPCSNIEYEAIMDAFVEQAKQRKVVNFAYGDLFLADIKNYRVNNLVGTGINAIFPLWELDTQQLANDMVAGGQKAMVTCVDPRRLSADFVGKVFDSAFIASLPEGIDPCGENGEFHTFVFDSPLFSKPIDIKTGELNSEGHYTWIDLELVG; the protein is encoded by the coding sequence ATGGAAAAGCAAAAGACATTAATTTCATGGAGCACCGGCAAAGACGCCGCCTGGACTTGCCTGCAATTGGCGCAAGATCCAACTATCGAAGTAGTCGGTATCTTTTGTTCGGTCAATGCCCTGTATCAACGCACTGCAGTACACTCTGTGCGTATTGAGTTATTACAACGTCAGGCTGCAGCAATGAACTTGCCTTTGGATGTTATTGAAATCCCTTATCCGTGTAGTAATATTGAATACGAAGCGATAATGGATGCGTTCGTTGAACAGGCCAAACAGCGAAAAGTTGTGAATTTTGCTTATGGAGATTTGTTTTTGGCCGATATAAAAAACTACCGGGTGAATAATCTTGTTGGTACTGGTATTAACGCGATCTTCCCGTTGTGGGAATTGGATACCCAACAGCTAGCCAATGATATGGTAGCTGGTGGCCAGAAAGCGATGGTGACTTGTGTTGATCCACGCCGATTATCTGCTGATTTTGTCGGTAAAGTGTTTGATAGCGCGTTTATCGCTAGTTTACCTGAAGGCATTGACCCTTGCGGTGAGAATGGTGAATTTCATACCTTTGTGTTTGATAGTCCGCTGTTTTCAAAACCCATTGATATTAAAACCGGTGAGCTGAATAGTGAAGGGCACTATACCTGGATAGATTTGGAACTGGTTGGATAG
- a CDS encoding DUF5522 domain-containing protein, with protein sequence MTKSVVEDKIVNIEENTEQVSSTVIAPVAKQCSECQAEFGCGVASASEQGSCWCQDLPAIMPLGTLSDCLCKTCLAKAIGAEIIKQLNAAGSPKARLAIAEPYRHQTELVENIDFTIEDGRYVFSEWYHLKRARCCGNGCRHCAYK encoded by the coding sequence ATGACGAAATCAGTTGTTGAAGACAAAATAGTAAACATAGAAGAGAATACAGAGCAAGTGTCATCAACCGTGATTGCGCCAGTTGCGAAGCAATGTTCAGAATGCCAAGCAGAGTTTGGTTGTGGCGTCGCCTCGGCAAGCGAGCAGGGTAGTTGTTGGTGTCAAGATTTACCGGCAATAATGCCATTAGGTACACTCAGTGATTGTTTGTGTAAAACCTGTTTAGCCAAGGCTATCGGTGCTGAAATCATCAAACAGCTGAATGCAGCTGGTTCACCTAAGGCGCGCCTTGCGATTGCGGAACCGTATCGTCATCAAACCGAATTGGTCGAGAATATTGACTTTACCATTGAAGATGGCCGTTATGTTTTTAGCGAGTGGTACCATTTAAAACGTGCCCGCTGTTGTGGTAATGGTTGTCGTCATTGCGCTTATAAATAA
- a CDS encoding cobalamin-binding protein, with protein MKDYYPKRIVCLTEETTEMLYILGEESRIAGISGFTVRPPHARQAHPKVSAFTSAKIDKILDLKPDLVLGFSDIQADIAGALIKQGIAVHIFNQRSVDEVFSMIMMLASLVGASDKAAIWLADIESKIARIKLNAAKYRKRPKVYFELWNDPLMSGIQWVSELIEIAGGDECFPDLAKESLAKNRIIADPSIVVDANPDIIIGSWCGRKFQPEQVAERDGWDAISAVQNKQLFEVKSANILQPGPAALTDGLDQLVAIIEAWQQQYLNENENV; from the coding sequence ATGAAGGACTACTACCCGAAACGGATTGTGTGTTTAACAGAAGAAACCACAGAAATGCTGTATATATTGGGCGAAGAGTCTCGTATCGCCGGTATTTCAGGTTTTACTGTTCGTCCTCCGCACGCGCGACAAGCGCACCCAAAAGTATCTGCATTTACGTCTGCAAAGATAGATAAGATCCTCGATTTAAAACCTGACCTAGTGCTTGGATTTTCTGATATTCAAGCTGATATCGCTGGCGCATTAATCAAGCAGGGTATTGCTGTGCATATCTTTAATCAGCGTTCTGTTGATGAAGTATTTAGTATGATCATGATGCTAGCCAGTCTGGTCGGCGCCAGTGATAAAGCGGCTATTTGGTTAGCTGATATTGAAAGTAAAATTGCCCGCATTAAACTCAATGCTGCTAAATACCGTAAACGTCCGAAAGTCTACTTTGAACTATGGAATGATCCATTAATGTCGGGGATCCAATGGGTTTCAGAACTTATTGAGATAGCTGGGGGAGACGAGTGTTTCCCTGATCTTGCCAAAGAGTCATTAGCGAAGAATCGTATTATTGCCGATCCAAGTATCGTGGTCGATGCTAATCCTGACATCATTATTGGCTCATGGTGTGGACGTAAGTTTCAGCCTGAGCAGGTTGCAGAACGCGATGGCTGGGATGCGATCAGCGCAGTGCAAAATAAACAATTATTTGAAGTTAAATCGGCAAATATATTACAACCGGGTCCTGCAGCTTTAACGGATGGTTTAGACCAACTTGTTGCTATTATCGAAGCATGGCAACAGCAGTACTTAAACGAAAATGAGAATGTATAA
- the chrA gene encoding chromate efflux transporter: MKQVLEVFWQFFTLGWISFGGPAAHIGYFEKTFVQKLKWIDSESYARLISLSQFLPGPGSSQIGFAIGLRRAGVIGGFTAFIAFTFPSVLLLYILATTNATQDAAWLVSITHGLKLLAVVVVADATLNMYKGFCKERTTVTICVVTAAVLLLVPSLLTQMLVLIAAAIVGMKLKQPSAITSVVTSKGGVNYLPLAIFAVLFAGLPLLTNSPAWLTIFTDFFQSGSLVFGGGHVVLPMLQQALGDAIDTDRFLMGYAAAQAVPGPMFSLSAFLGADLLVNSPLMGALIATVAIFLPGFLLVLGFHGAWESLAAKPKVAGAVWGINAAVVGLLMSALYSPVFTSAIINPVDMAAVIVGFFALRTLKLPIMAVVAGFIAFGYVLGL; this comes from the coding sequence ATGAAGCAAGTTTTAGAAGTATTTTGGCAGTTTTTTACATTGGGGTGGATCAGTTTTGGTGGCCCAGCTGCACATATCGGTTATTTCGAAAAAACATTCGTGCAAAAACTAAAATGGATAGATAGCGAAAGCTATGCAAGGTTAATTTCGTTAAGCCAGTTTTTACCTGGTCCAGGTTCAAGTCAGATCGGTTTTGCTATCGGTTTACGTCGCGCCGGTGTTATTGGTGGTTTCACTGCCTTTATCGCATTCACATTTCCTTCGGTATTATTGCTGTATATCTTAGCAACGACCAACGCCACACAAGACGCAGCATGGTTAGTGAGTATTACCCATGGACTAAAATTGTTAGCGGTTGTGGTGGTTGCTGATGCAACGTTGAATATGTACAAAGGCTTTTGTAAAGAGCGCACGACAGTAACGATTTGTGTTGTTACGGCAGCCGTGCTGTTGCTTGTGCCAAGTCTATTAACCCAAATGCTGGTATTGATTGCAGCGGCCATCGTGGGTATGAAACTTAAACAGCCAAGTGCAATAACGTCAGTAGTCACATCAAAAGGCGGCGTTAATTACTTACCGCTTGCGATCTTTGCAGTGTTGTTTGCTGGCCTACCGTTATTAACGAACTCACCTGCATGGTTAACTATTTTTACAGACTTCTTCCAGTCGGGCAGTTTAGTATTTGGTGGCGGCCATGTGGTATTACCTATGCTGCAACAAGCCTTAGGTGACGCTATTGATACTGACCGCTTCTTAATGGGTTATGCTGCGGCACAAGCTGTACCGGGTCCGATGTTTTCACTGTCTGCATTTTTAGGTGCTGATCTCTTAGTTAACTCGCCGTTAATGGGCGCGTTGATTGCAACCGTAGCTATCTTCTTACCGGGTTTCTTACTGGTATTGGGTTTCCATGGTGCTTGGGAGTCGTTAGCGGCCAAACCGAAAGTGGCGGGTGCTGTTTGGGGTATTAATGCCGCGGTTGTTGGTTTGCTGATGTCTGCGCTTTACAGCCCGGTATTTACTTCTGCGATCATTAATCCAGTCGACATGGCTGCGGTGATTGTTGGTTTCTTTGCGCTACGCACATTGAAATTACCGATTATGGCGGTGGTTGCTGGCTTTATTGCATTTGGTTATGTACTGGGCCTGTAA